A genomic segment from Bacillus cereus G9842 encodes:
- a CDS encoding NEAT domain-containing protein: MNRYTKIIVAMFLMIFTFVSTLQPLAVQAATKLADGEYSIGFKVLKDTSDEESMMNQYSVSPGTLKVKDGKKKVSFTLTNSSWITKFETEKAGKLVATNVISEDKEKDTRVVEFDVEDVEKVLNAKVKVDIDFLNYHHEYDVRIAFDQNSITPIHVEKPNEKEDPANKPDPNETTDPGQKPDQKPDPDQQPNSNTITDGAYSIPFKVLKDQTDEESKMNTYMVNPGVLKVENGKKKAIVTLKSSSLIKNFQTEKDGAFVDAKVVSEDKEKDTRVVEFEVNDLSKKLNTKVFIEMASRNYKQTHDVQLLFEQDKLEQIKNEEKQPEVEKPEVEKPEVEKPEVEKPEVEKPEVEKPDENKKPDAETIKDGEYSINFKALKDQTDEISMMNTYTKSPGVLKVKDGKKYVSFTLTNSSWITKFEFEKNGSFVDANVISEDKKADTRVVEVEVPDLSKKLNAKVKVDIDSMNYHHFYDIQFAFDKGSIKPLDNQGGNDNQGGNNNQGGNNNQGGNNNQGGNDNQGGNNNQGGNDNQGGNNNQDNNTTIDPKALKDGEYSIGFKVLKDQTDEISMMNTYTKSPGVLKVKDGKKYVSFTLTNSTWITKFEFEKNGSFVNAKVLSENKEQNTRVVEVEVNDLSKKLNAKVKVDIDSMNYHHFYDVQFVFDQDSIKALGNQGGNDNQGGNDNQGGNDNQGGNDNQGGNDNQGGNNNQGGNNNQGGNNNQGGNNNPRVIVDPKNLVDGQYDITFKVLKDKTDEISKMHDYVVNPAKLIVKDGKKYIEMTLKNSAWITKFQTENKELFADAKVVSEDKNANTRVVQFEVEDLFKKLNAKVKVDIDEMNYHHFYDVQIQFDTNNIGALGTIKEEPKNEPENPVTTPKVDNVKTVGTPDFNRNADGQKKKEDTKNDSKKEKNSKTADTAQLGLYMVLLLGSLALLVRKYRAGRL, encoded by the coding sequence TTGAACAGGTATACAAAAATTATTGTTGCTATGTTTTTAATGATATTTACATTCGTATCAACATTACAACCACTTGCAGTTCAAGCAGCTACCAAGTTGGCTGACGGTGAATATTCAATTGGCTTCAAAGTTTTAAAAGATACATCAGATGAAGAATCAATGATGAATCAATATTCAGTAAGCCCGGGAACTTTAAAAGTGAAGGATGGGAAAAAGAAAGTATCCTTTACATTAACAAATAGTTCATGGATTACGAAGTTTGAAACAGAAAAAGCAGGTAAGCTAGTTGCGACAAATGTAATTAGTGAAGATAAAGAAAAAGATACAAGAGTAGTAGAATTTGATGTAGAAGATGTAGAGAAGGTATTAAATGCAAAAGTAAAAGTAGATATTGATTTTTTAAATTATCATCATGAGTACGACGTTCGTATTGCATTTGATCAAAATAGCATTACACCAATTCATGTAGAAAAACCAAATGAAAAAGAGGACCCAGCTAATAAGCCAGATCCAAATGAAACTACCGATCCAGGTCAGAAGCCCGACCAAAAGCCTGACCCAGATCAACAACCAAATTCTAACACAATTACAGATGGTGCGTACAGCATTCCATTTAAAGTATTAAAAGATCAAACAGATGAAGAATCTAAGATGAATACTTACATGGTAAATCCAGGAGTATTAAAAGTAGAAAACGGTAAGAAAAAAGCAATTGTAACACTAAAAAGCAGCTCATTAATTAAAAATTTCCAAACGGAAAAAGATGGCGCATTTGTTGATGCAAAAGTAGTGAGTGAGGATAAGGAAAAAGATACAAGAGTAGTAGAGTTTGAAGTAAACGATTTATCTAAAAAACTAAATACAAAAGTATTTATCGAAATGGCATCAAGAAATTATAAGCAAACGCATGATGTACAACTTTTATTTGAACAAGATAAACTTGAACAAATTAAAAATGAAGAGAAACAACCAGAAGTAGAAAAACCAGAAGTAGAAAAACCAGAAGTAGAAAAACCAGAAGTAGAAAAACCAGAAGTAGAAAAACCAGAAGTAGAAAAACCAGATGAAAATAAAAAACCAGATGCTGAAACAATTAAAGATGGTGAATACAGCATCAATTTTAAAGCGTTAAAAGATCAAACAGACGAAATTTCAATGATGAACACATATACAAAAAGTCCAGGTGTGCTAAAAGTAAAAGATGGTAAGAAGTATGTATCATTTACGTTAACGAACAGTTCTTGGATTACAAAATTTGAATTTGAGAAAAATGGTTCGTTTGTTGATGCAAATGTAATAAGTGAAGATAAAAAAGCTGATACACGCGTAGTGGAAGTAGAAGTGCCAGATTTATCGAAAAAGTTAAATGCAAAAGTAAAAGTAGATATCGATTCAATGAATTATCACCATTTTTACGATATTCAATTTGCATTTGATAAAGGTAGCATTAAGCCGTTAGATAACCAAGGTGGAAACGACAATCAAGGCGGAAACAACAACCAAGGTGGAAATAACAACCAAGGCGGAAACAACAACCAAGGTGGAAACGACAATCAAGGCGGAAATAACAACCAAGGCGGAAACGACAATCAAGGTGGAAACAATAACCAAGATAATAACACAACAATTGATCCAAAAGCTCTTAAAGATGGTGAATACAGCATTGGCTTTAAAGTGTTAAAAGATCAAACAGATGAAATCTCAATGATGAACACATACACAAAAAGCCCAGGTGTATTAAAAGTAAAAGATGGTAAGAAATACGTATCGTTTACATTAACAAATAGTACATGGATTACGAAATTTGAATTTGAGAAGAATGGTTCTTTCGTTAATGCAAAAGTGTTAAGTGAAAATAAAGAACAAAATACAAGAGTAGTAGAAGTAGAAGTAAACGATTTGTCTAAAAAATTAAATGCAAAAGTAAAAGTAGATATTGATTCAATGAATTATCACCATTTCTACGATGTTCAATTTGTATTTGATCAAGACAGTATTAAAGCTTTAGGGAACCAAGGTGGAAACGACAACCAAGGCGGAAACGACAACCAAGGCGGAAACGACAACCAAGGCGGAAACGACAACCAAGGTGGAAACGACAACCAAGGTGGAAACAACAACCAAGGTGGAAACAACAACCAAGGTGGAAACAACAACCAAGGTGGAAATAATAACCCGAGAGTAATAGTTGATCCGAAAAATTTAGTAGATGGCCAATATGATATTACATTTAAAGTATTAAAAGATAAAACAGATGAAATTTCAAAGATGCATGACTATGTTGTAAATCCAGCGAAATTAATCGTAAAAGATGGTAAAAAATACATTGAGATGACGCTGAAAAATAGTGCGTGGATTACGAAATTCCAAACGGAAAACAAGGAACTATTCGCTGATGCGAAAGTAGTAAGCGAAGATAAAAATGCAAATACGCGAGTAGTACAGTTTGAAGTAGAAGATCTATTTAAAAAATTAAACGCAAAAGTAAAGGTAGACATCGATGAGATGAACTATCATCATTTCTACGATGTACAAATTCAATTTGATACAAATAATATCGGCGCGTTAGGAACTATTAAAGAGGAACCGAAGAATGAACCGGAAAATCCAGTGACTACACCGAAAGTAGATAATGTAAAAACAGTAGGTACTCCTGATTTTAACCGAAATGCAGATGGTCAGAAGAAAAAAGAAGATACAAAAAATGATTCAAAAAAAGAGAAAAACTCAAAAACTGCAGATACAGCACAACTTGGTTTATATATGGTGTTACTGCTAGGTTCACTTGCTTTACTAGTTCGTAAATATAGAGCAGGTAGATTGTAA
- a CDS encoding NEAT domain-containing protein, translated as MFKQFKMIIAVFAVLFTFIATLGLQDAKAATKLADGKYNIAFTVWKGDKDESSRMNSYFESPATLTVKNGKQYVSFKVKDSASIKSFQVEKDGQFVETTVLSENKKDNTRVVEFEVADLSKKLNGKVKINIPIINYNASYDIRFVFDGNSIK; from the coding sequence ATGTTTAAACAATTTAAAATGATTATTGCCGTATTTGCTGTTTTATTTACGTTTATCGCAACACTAGGTTTACAAGATGCAAAGGCTGCTACAAAACTAGCTGATGGAAAATATAATATTGCTTTTACTGTATGGAAAGGCGATAAAGATGAATCGTCTAGAATGAATAGTTATTTTGAAAGCCCAGCAACATTAACAGTTAAAAATGGAAAACAATATGTTTCATTTAAAGTGAAAGATAGTGCTTCTATTAAAAGTTTCCAAGTAGAAAAAGATGGTCAATTTGTAGAAACAACCGTGTTAAGTGAAAACAAAAAAGATAATACTAGAGTTGTAGAATTTGAAGTTGCTGACTTGTCAAAAAAACTAAATGGCAAGGTGAAAATTAATATTCCAATTATTAATTATAATGCTTCGTATGATATTCGCTTTGTATTTGATGGGAATAGTATTAAATAA
- the isdC gene encoding heme uptake protein IsdC, translating into MKKVSVLPAFIITFVCMLAFLVMPYGNASAKLADGTYDINYVIQKAENDSASMANDYFEKPAKLVVKNGEMRVQVPMNHSAWITEFKAPENGDFVDAKVVSKDESADKRTVEFKVDDLSKPAAVKIHVVVPNANYDHHYTIRFAFDANVKAVGGDNGIAATTKNNDQAKTDTQVKEEKTKVESKETAKEVNKETKNENGKAEKTDNPKTGDEARIGLFAALILISGAFLIRKVKLSK; encoded by the coding sequence ATGAAAAAGGTTTCTGTATTACCCGCTTTTATTATAACGTTCGTATGTATGCTAGCTTTTCTTGTAATGCCATACGGAAATGCTTCAGCAAAACTAGCTGATGGTACTTACGATATTAATTACGTAATTCAAAAAGCGGAAAATGATTCAGCTTCAATGGCAAATGACTATTTTGAAAAGCCAGCAAAATTAGTAGTGAAAAACGGTGAGATGAGAGTACAAGTTCCGATGAATCATAGTGCTTGGATTACAGAATTTAAAGCACCAGAGAACGGGGATTTTGTTGATGCGAAAGTTGTTAGTAAAGATGAATCGGCAGATAAAAGAACAGTAGAGTTTAAAGTAGATGATTTATCCAAACCGGCAGCTGTAAAAATTCATGTTGTTGTACCAAATGCAAACTATGACCACCACTACACAATTCGTTTTGCTTTTGATGCAAATGTAAAAGCTGTAGGTGGCGATAACGGCATAGCTGCTACTACAAAAAATAATGATCAAGCGAAAACAGATACACAAGTAAAAGAAGAGAAAACAAAAGTAGAGAGTAAGGAAACAGCTAAAGAAGTGAACAAAGAAACAAAAAATGAAAATGGAAAAGCTGAAAAAACAGATAATCCAAAAACAGGCGATGAAGCACGTATTGGATTGTTTGCAGCGTTAATTCTTATTTCAGGTGCTTTCTTAATTCGTAAAGTGAAGTTGAGTAAATAA
- the brnQ6 gene encoding branched-chain amino acid transport system II carrier protein BrnQ6 — translation MKSSLKFSEMFAISLMLFALFFGAGNMIFPPALGQGAGTDVWIALFGFIVTGVGLPLLGVIVIALKGDINELAGRVHPIFALVFITAIYLCLGVFVSVPRTGTVAYEMSVAPFLPSEIAGQSYPLVIFTLIFFAVTFYLALNPSKLVGRIGKVLTPILLAVIAIIVGKALITPIGEFGAPTEVYSAPLFKGFIDGYLTLDGLAALVFGNVVIHALKEKGITNKNSIAKVTIFAGFIAALGLLLVYLALAYLGASSVSLGMGANGGIILTNVVNHLFGSYGTLLLGIAITAACLTTSVGIVAACGDYFSSLLPKLSYQKVVFIFCVLAFMVANLGLTQLNALALPILIAIYPIGIVLIVLSLVENYVRLPLAMYVGGIVGAFAISFFDGLHNANLQIAALAPILDKIPLYSVGIGWLVPGIIGIGFGYIVSKFQKQEIAVEK, via the coding sequence ATGAAATCATCTTTAAAGTTTTCAGAGATGTTTGCAATAAGTTTAATGTTATTTGCACTGTTTTTTGGTGCAGGTAATATGATTTTTCCACCAGCGTTAGGGCAAGGTGCTGGAACGGACGTATGGATCGCGCTGTTTGGTTTTATTGTAACAGGCGTTGGACTACCTTTATTAGGCGTAATTGTTATAGCTTTAAAGGGAGATATTAATGAGCTAGCAGGACGTGTACATCCTATATTCGCACTTGTTTTTATCACTGCCATTTATTTATGTTTAGGCGTATTCGTAAGTGTGCCGCGTACAGGAACAGTAGCTTATGAGATGAGTGTTGCACCGTTTTTACCAAGTGAGATAGCAGGTCAGTCATATCCACTTGTTATCTTTACACTTATTTTCTTTGCAGTAACTTTCTATTTAGCTTTAAATCCTTCGAAATTAGTGGGGCGTATTGGTAAAGTGCTAACTCCAATATTATTAGCTGTTATTGCAATTATCGTAGGTAAAGCACTTATTACACCAATTGGAGAATTTGGTGCACCGACAGAAGTGTATAGTGCTCCTCTCTTCAAAGGATTTATTGATGGATATTTAACTTTAGATGGACTTGCAGCACTTGTATTCGGAAATGTTGTAATTCATGCGTTAAAAGAAAAAGGCATTACAAATAAAAATAGTATTGCAAAAGTAACAATCTTTGCAGGATTTATTGCAGCGCTTGGTCTACTACTTGTGTATTTAGCGCTTGCTTATCTTGGAGCTTCTAGTGTGTCACTTGGAATGGGCGCAAACGGAGGAATTATTTTAACAAATGTGGTGAATCATTTATTTGGCAGTTACGGAACTTTATTACTAGGGATCGCAATTACAGCAGCGTGTTTAACAACTTCTGTAGGTATTGTTGCAGCTTGTGGTGATTACTTCTCTTCCTTATTACCAAAGCTTTCTTATCAAAAAGTCGTTTTCATTTTCTGTGTATTAGCATTTATGGTAGCAAATCTTGGGTTAACTCAGTTAAATGCATTAGCATTACCAATCTTAATCGCTATCTATCCAATTGGAATCGTACTTATCGTATTATCACTTGTTGAAAACTACGTTCGTCTTCCATTAGCGATGTATGTGGGGGGGATTGTAGGAGCATTTGCAATCAGTTTCTTTGATGGATTACACAATGCAAACCTTCAAATTGCAGCGCTAGCACCTATTTTAGATAAGATTCCATTATATAGTGTAGGAATTGGTTGGTTAGTTCCAGGCATAATCGGTATAGGATTTGGTTATATAGTTTCTAAGTTTCAAAAGCAGGAAATTGCTGTAGAAAAATAG
- a CDS encoding 23S rRNA pseudouridine(2604) synthase RluF, which yields MKINQYISEAKSCSRRETDRLIKAGRVAINGEICTHGALVSDGDVVTIDGQVIAKEEKEKVYIAFHKPVGITCTAAEHIEDNIIDYINYPERIFPVGRLDKASEGLILLTNDGTIANQILHGDHEHEKEYVVTVDKPFTDWFINEMSSGVKIKDGMTKPCKVTRVDQSTFRIILTQGMNRQIRRMSRAFGFTVIKLKRVRIMNIELNELEVGKWRSVTSEELDILIDQL from the coding sequence ATGAAAATCAACCAATACATAAGCGAAGCAAAATCCTGCTCAAGACGTGAAACAGATCGCCTCATTAAAGCTGGACGCGTGGCTATTAACGGCGAAATATGTACGCACGGTGCACTCGTGAGCGATGGTGATGTAGTAACGATTGATGGGCAGGTTATTGCAAAAGAAGAGAAAGAGAAGGTGTATATAGCCTTTCATAAGCCGGTCGGAATTACTTGTACAGCAGCCGAGCATATTGAAGATAATATTATTGATTATATCAATTATCCAGAGCGAATCTTTCCAGTTGGGCGATTAGATAAAGCATCAGAAGGACTTATCTTATTAACGAATGACGGTACGATTGCGAATCAAATTTTACATGGTGATCATGAGCATGAGAAAGAATATGTTGTCACAGTCGATAAACCTTTTACGGACTGGTTTATTAATGAGATGTCCAGCGGTGTAAAGATTAAAGATGGTATGACGAAGCCGTGTAAAGTGACGAGAGTCGATCAATCAACATTTCGTATCATTTTAACGCAAGGGATGAACAGGCAAATTCGTAGAATGAGCCGTGCTTTCGGGTTTACTGTAATAAAGCTAAAGCGAGTACGCATTATGAATATAGAGCTAAATGAGCTTGAAGTAGGAAAGTGGAGGAGCGTTACATCGGAGGAATTAGACATTCTAATAGATCAGTTATAG
- a CDS encoding endonuclease MutS2, which translates to MLERTLRVLEYNKVKEQLLEHTASSLGRDKVKHLVPSTDFEEIVEMQDTTDEAAKVIRLKGSAPLGGITDIRSNVKRAKIGSMLSPNELLDIANTMYGSRNMKRFIEDMVDNGVELPILETHVAQIVSLYDLEKKITNCIGDGGEVVDSASDKLRGIRTQIRTAESRIREKLENMTRSSNAQKMLSDSIVTIRNERYVIPVKQEYRGVYGGIVHDQSASGQTLFIEPQVIVELNNALQEARVKEKQEIERILLMLTEEVAVEADIVLSNVEVVANLDFIFAKAFYAKRIKATKPIVNNERYMDLRQARHPLIDPEIIVPNNIMLGKDFTTIVITGPNTGGKTVTLKTVGICVLMAQSGLHIPVMDESEICVFKNIFADIGDEQSIEQSLSTFSSHMVNIVDILEKADFESLVLFDELGAGTDPQEGAALAISILDEVCNRGARVVATTHYPELKAYGYNREQVINASVEFDVNTLSPTYKLLIGVPGRSNAFEISKRLGLSDRVIDQARNHISTDTNKIENMIAKLEESQKNAERDWNEAEALRKQSEKLHRELQRQIIEFNDERDEKLLKAQKEGEEKVEAAKKEAEGIIQELRQLRKAQLVNVKDHELIEAKSRLEGTAPELVKKQKVNVKNTAPKQQLRAGDEVKVLTFGQKGQLLEKVSDTEWSVQIGILKMKVKESNMEYINTPKQTEKKAVASVKGRDYHVSLELDLRGERYEDAMMRVEKYLDDAQLASYPRVSIIHGKGTGALRQGVQDYLKKHRGVKNYRYGDMGEGGLGVTVVELK; encoded by the coding sequence ATGTTAGAAAGAACGTTGCGTGTATTAGAATACAATAAAGTAAAAGAACAATTACTTGAACATACAGCCTCTTCACTTGGCCGTGATAAAGTGAAGCATTTAGTGCCGAGCACTGATTTTGAAGAAATTGTAGAAATGCAAGATACAACGGATGAAGCAGCGAAAGTCATTCGTTTAAAAGGTAGTGCACCATTAGGTGGCATTACGGATATTCGTTCAAATGTGAAGCGTGCAAAGATTGGAAGCATGTTAAGCCCGAATGAACTACTTGATATTGCGAATACGATGTATGGTAGTCGCAATATGAAACGTTTCATTGAAGATATGGTTGATAACGGTGTCGAGCTTCCGATTTTAGAAACTCATGTCGCTCAAATTGTATCTTTATATGATTTAGAAAAGAAAATTACAAATTGCATCGGTGATGGCGGTGAAGTAGTCGATAGCGCGAGTGATAAACTGCGTGGTATTCGTACTCAAATTCGTACTGCGGAAAGTCGTATTCGTGAAAAGTTAGAAAATATGACGCGTTCTTCAAACGCGCAAAAGATGCTGTCTGACTCGATTGTAACGATTCGTAACGAACGTTACGTAATCCCAGTAAAACAAGAATACCGCGGCGTATATGGTGGTATTGTTCACGATCAATCTGCTTCTGGACAAACGTTATTTATTGAACCGCAAGTCATTGTAGAATTAAATAATGCACTACAAGAAGCACGAGTGAAAGAAAAACAAGAAATTGAACGTATATTATTAATGTTAACAGAAGAAGTGGCAGTAGAAGCCGATATCGTTTTATCAAACGTAGAAGTAGTTGCAAATCTTGATTTCATCTTTGCGAAAGCTTTTTATGCGAAGCGAATTAAAGCAACGAAACCAATCGTAAATAACGAGCGTTATATGGATTTAAGACAAGCTCGTCATCCGCTAATCGATCCAGAAATTATTGTGCCAAATAACATTATGCTAGGTAAAGATTTCACGACAATTGTTATTACAGGACCGAATACAGGTGGTAAAACAGTTACGCTGAAAACAGTTGGTATTTGTGTATTAATGGCGCAATCTGGTCTTCACATTCCAGTAATGGATGAGTCAGAGATTTGTGTATTTAAAAACATCTTTGCTGATATTGGTGATGAGCAGTCGATTGAACAAAGCTTAAGTACGTTCTCCTCACATATGGTGAACATTGTAGATATTTTAGAAAAAGCTGATTTTGAAAGCTTAGTTTTATTTGATGAATTAGGTGCTGGAACAGACCCGCAAGAAGGTGCTGCACTAGCAATTTCGATTTTAGATGAAGTATGTAACCGCGGTGCTCGTGTTGTTGCTACGACGCATTACCCAGAATTAAAAGCATACGGATACAACCGTGAGCAAGTTATTAATGCGAGTGTTGAGTTTGATGTAAATACATTAAGTCCAACTTATAAATTATTAATCGGTGTACCAGGTCGCAGTAACGCCTTTGAAATTTCAAAGCGCCTTGGATTATCTGATCGCGTTATTGATCAAGCACGTAACCACATTAGTACAGATACAAATAAAATTGAAAATATGATTGCGAAGTTAGAAGAAAGCCAGAAGAACGCAGAGCGTGACTGGAACGAAGCAGAGGCACTTCGCAAACAATCTGAGAAACTTCATCGTGAGTTGCAACGTCAAATTATTGAGTTTAACGATGAGCGTGATGAAAAATTATTAAAAGCGCAAAAAGAAGGGGAAGAAAAAGTCGAAGCTGCGAAGAAAGAAGCAGAAGGCATTATTCAAGAACTTCGTCAATTGCGTAAAGCACAGCTTGTAAATGTGAAAGATCATGAGCTTATTGAAGCGAAGAGCCGTCTAGAAGGAACAGCGCCAGAGCTTGTGAAGAAACAAAAAGTAAACGTGAAAAATACTGCGCCGAAGCAACAGTTACGTGCAGGCGATGAAGTAAAAGTATTAACGTTCGGTCAAAAAGGTCAATTACTTGAAAAGGTAAGTGATACAGAGTGGAGCGTACAAATCGGTATTCTGAAGATGAAAGTAAAAGAATCTAACATGGAATACATTAACACACCGAAACAAACAGAGAAAAAAGCAGTCGCAAGTGTGAAGGGTAGAGATTATCACGTGTCGTTAGAGCTTGACCTTCGCGGTGAACGTTATGAAGATGCAATGATGCGCGTTGAAAAATATTTAGACGATGCACAGCTTGCAAGCTATCCCCGTGTATCAATCATTCACGGTAAAGGAACAGGAGCGCTTCGCCAAGGTGTACAAGATTACTTGAAGAAGCACCGCGGCGTGAAGAATTACCGTTACGGTGACATGGGCGAGGGAGGCCTAGGCGTAACAGTTGTCGAATTAAAATAG
- the polX gene encoding DNA polymerase/3'-5' exonuclease PolX: MKVNKKQVIKLLETIGLFMELKGANPFKISAFRKAAAALESDDRSLSEIEDFTKIPGIGKGTAAVIQEYIESGTSEVLQELEKEVPSSLLPLLKLPGLGGKKVAKLYKELGVVDMESLKAVCEENKVQALAGFGKKTEEKILEAIDQVGSRPERLPIAMVLPIAGEIEEKLSNIAEVIRFSRAGSLRRARETVKDLDFIIATTEPAAVREHLLQFDNMIEVIASGDTKVSVRLQYEYDISIDFRLVKPEEFITTLHHFTGSKDHNVKMRQIAKDKGEKISEYGVENLETGEVKTFENEEDFFAHFGLPFIPPEVREDGKEIELIKEYPNLIQFSDIQGDLHMHTTWSDGAFSIEEMVQACRARGYKFMAITDHSQYLKVANGLTKERLREQAKEIERMNEKYPDITILRGIEMDILPDASLDFDDEVLEELDYVIGAIHSSFSQDRETIMKRLRTALENKHVTMIAHPTGRLLGRREGYDVDTDLLIQLAKETNTVLELNANPNRLDLSAKLLKQAQDAGVKVAINTDAHTLEMLEDMETGVGAARKGWIQKDNVINTWDIERLLDYIKRNK, encoded by the coding sequence ATGAAAGTAAATAAAAAACAAGTTATCAAATTATTAGAGACAATCGGGCTTTTTATGGAACTAAAGGGTGCGAATCCATTTAAAATATCTGCATTTCGTAAAGCGGCAGCAGCATTAGAAAGTGACGATCGTAGTCTTTCTGAAATTGAAGATTTCACAAAGATTCCAGGCATCGGAAAAGGAACAGCAGCCGTTATTCAAGAATATATAGAATCGGGAACATCTGAAGTATTACAAGAACTTGAGAAAGAAGTACCAAGTAGCTTATTGCCGTTATTAAAACTACCAGGACTTGGTGGTAAGAAGGTAGCTAAGTTATATAAAGAACTTGGTGTTGTTGATATGGAATCGCTAAAAGCTGTTTGTGAGGAAAATAAAGTACAGGCTTTAGCAGGTTTCGGTAAGAAGACAGAAGAGAAAATATTAGAAGCAATCGATCAAGTAGGCTCTCGTCCAGAGCGTTTACCAATCGCGATGGTATTGCCTATTGCCGGGGAAATAGAGGAGAAATTGTCGAATATTGCTGAAGTAATTCGTTTCTCTCGCGCTGGTAGTTTGCGCCGCGCGAGAGAAACAGTGAAAGATTTAGATTTTATCATTGCAACCACAGAACCAGCAGCGGTACGTGAGCATTTACTACAATTCGATAATATGATTGAAGTAATCGCAAGTGGAGATACGAAAGTTTCGGTTCGTCTTCAATATGAATATGATATTTCAATCGATTTTCGTTTAGTAAAACCAGAAGAGTTTATTACAACTCTTCACCATTTCACAGGATCAAAAGACCATAACGTAAAAATGCGTCAAATCGCAAAAGATAAAGGCGAGAAAATTAGTGAGTACGGTGTAGAAAACTTGGAAACAGGTGAAGTGAAAACATTTGAGAATGAAGAAGACTTCTTCGCTCATTTCGGTCTGCCATTTATTCCGCCAGAAGTGCGTGAAGATGGAAAAGAAATTGAATTAATTAAAGAGTATCCGAACTTAATTCAGTTTTCCGATATACAAGGTGATTTACATATGCATACAACTTGGAGTGACGGTGCTTTTTCTATTGAAGAAATGGTACAAGCGTGCCGTGCTCGTGGATATAAGTTTATGGCGATTACTGATCACTCGCAATATTTGAAAGTAGCGAATGGTTTAACGAAAGAGCGTCTTCGTGAGCAAGCGAAAGAAATTGAACGTATGAATGAAAAGTATCCAGACATTACAATTTTACGCGGAATTGAAATGGACATTTTACCAGATGCCTCGCTTGATTTTGATGATGAAGTATTAGAAGAATTAGACTATGTCATTGGAGCGATCCACTCTAGCTTCTCACAAGACCGTGAAACGATTATGAAGCGTCTGCGTACTGCACTTGAGAATAAACATGTCACAATGATTGCTCATCCGACAGGACGTCTTCTCGGGCGCCGTGAGGGTTATGATGTAGATACAGATTTATTAATTCAACTCGCAAAAGAGACAAATACAGTTTTAGAATTAAATGCGAATCCGAACCGTCTAGATTTAAGCGCGAAATTATTAAAACAAGCACAAGATGCTGGTGTAAAAGTAGCGATTAATACGGATGCTCATACACTTGAAATGTTAGAAGATATGGAAACAGGTGTAGGTGCAGCACGTAAAGGTTGGATTCAAAAAGATAACGTGATTAACACGTGGGATATTGAACGTTTATTAGACTATATTAAACGTAATAAGTAA
- a CDS encoding CvpA family protein, which yields MIDIIIILLLVMGFFLGLRRGFILQLVKLTSFIIAYLVAYWYCKDLAPALAKFIPYPFDKNVSVPEWIDANNIETVFYQALAFIILFIITKIALSLLGNLLNMFAEIPVLKQVNAFAGAILGFLEVYIILFVLIIIGNILPIEQVQTPLQKSSISKIIVDDTPILSEKVKELWQTGSRV from the coding sequence ATGATTGATATTATTATCATTTTACTGCTTGTTATGGGATTTTTCCTCGGCTTACGCAGAGGGTTTATTCTGCAACTTGTAAAGTTAACAAGCTTTATTATCGCATACCTTGTTGCATACTGGTACTGTAAAGATTTAGCGCCAGCACTTGCGAAATTTATTCCGTATCCATTTGATAAAAACGTATCTGTTCCAGAATGGATTGATGCAAATAATATTGAGACAGTATTTTATCAAGCGCTTGCGTTTATCATATTGTTTATTATCACTAAAATTGCACTTTCATTACTTGGTAATTTGTTAAATATGTTTGCAGAAATACCGGTTTTAAAGCAAGTAAATGCGTTTGCGGGGGCAATCCTCGGATTTTTAGAAGTATATATTATTTTGTTTGTCTTAATTATCATTGGAAACATACTTCCGATTGAACAAGTACAAACACCATTACAAAAATCATCAATTAGCAAAATAATTGTAGACGATACACCGATTCTATCTGAAAAGGTGAAGGAACTATGGCAGACAGGTAGCAGAGTATAA